The genomic DNA CCAAAAAGTGATCTGCACCCCAAAACTTGGACACCTAATTTGAGGTGCAGATTATGTCTTACTCTTATCAATTTCGTTTAGAAATTATCAAACTCGTCACCGAGCAGGATTTCGGTATCCGTGAGGTGGCTAAACTTCATAAACTTCCCCATTCTGCCGTCATCTATTGGCTGAAAGCATTTCATGAAAAAGGGCCGGATGGCGTAAAATCGCCTTATACAAACCTTCAAACACCGAAAATAGTGAAGCCAAAGATGAAAAAGAAAGAGATTGAAATTCCTGAACCAACAGACTTTTCACCTAAAGCGTTTAAAAAGTTACAACGAGAGCTGGCATTGGCTCGTACGGAGATTGCTTATCTAAAAAAGTTGGAGGAGCTCGACCGTCAAAAACAACGGCAGAAAAAAGAAAAATCATTGAAACGCTGAAGCCAAACCACGCGTTAAATGATTTACTTCGTGTGGCTAAAATGCCTCGCTCAACCTTTTTTATTATCACGCGGTTAAATGCAATTATCATGAGATAAAAGAGGCAATCTTGCTGCTGTATAAAAACAACAGGAAACGAGATGGCTATCGCCCAATGACACTCAAATTACGCCAAATGGGTTTCCATTTGAATCATAAAACGGTGTTAAGACTGATGAATGAGTTAGGTATTCATTCCATTTTACGTAAGAAAAGACATGGAAAACGCGGAAAAACATTGCATATTGCCCCGAATGTACTGAATCGTGACTTTACCGCAACGGCGCTCAATCAAAAATGGGTAACTGATGTTACCGAGTTTCAAGTTGGGCAAGAAAAGCTCTATTTTTCGCCATTGATGGATTTGGCAAATCGAGAAATTATTGCCTATAACTTTGCGACACGCCTCAAGTTTCCTTTTGTAAAAAAGATGTTAGAACAAGGGCTTAGCCGTCTTAAACCGACAGAATACCCGATTATTCACAGTGACCAGGGGGTATTGTATGGCACGGCAGAATGGGTGAATATGTTGAAAGGAAAAGCCGTACAGAGCATGAGTCGTCGAGGAAATTGCTACGATAATGCCGTGATTGAAAGTTTTTTTGCGATATTAAAATCCGAGTGCTTTTACTCACGCAGTTACACATCTATTGCCGAATTACAGGCAGAGATTGAAGAATATTTGGTGTATTACAACCAAAAACGAATTAAACTTGATTTAAAAGGATTGAGCCCGGTGCAATACCGAACTCAATATTTAAGTTAACTAACCTGTCCAACTTTTAGGGGGCAGATCAAAGTGCGGTCAGAAATTTTTATATTTCTGACCGCACTTTTTGTTTTCTAAAAAACTTATCTTAAAGAACACGACGGGATTGAGTATAAGTTCTTGTCCAGTAATTATCGTTCAACGATTCAATAATCACACCGCGGCTTGTACTAGAATGCATAAATTTGTCATTACCGATATAAACGCCTACATGATGGTTCTTACGGAAAAAGACCAAGTCCCCCACTCTTAACTCGTGCTTCTTGATTTCCTTACCTACATAGCGTTGCTCGGAAGTGGAACGTGGTAATGCAACACCGAAAGCATCTAAGAATGTGGTTTGCATAAATCCGGAACAATCAATTCCTTTTTTCGTTAAACCACCGAAACGGTAACGGGTACCGACCCACTCTTGATAAACTTTGGAAAGGCGTTTATCCATGATGCCTGAATATTGATGGGGTTTGTTAGTTTTTAATTGTGCTGCAATTAATTGGTTAAGTTGGTCTTCATCTTGATCTTGTTGGTAAGCAATATTGCTTGAACAGGCTGTGAGAGCAAGCAAAGGCGCGATAATCAATAATTTTCTGAACATAAATTTAAGTGGTTATTTTAAATGAGGTTTTTCGACTTAGTTAATCGCGCGAAATAATATCGTAAATTTGTGTAAAGATCCAGCTAAAATGGCATTAAATTTAAAGAAATATGGAAATTTTTTAGCACATATAGTGCATAACGCCTAAATTATACACTATATATTGATAACTGAAAGGATTAATTTGCGGTATCCAATTCAGGGAAAGACTTCACCAAATCATCAATAGCTTTCATTTGGCGTACAACCCCCTCCAATTTA from Aggregatibacter aphrophilus ATCC 33389 includes the following:
- a CDS encoding IS3 family transposase, which encodes MLLYKNNRKRDGYRPMTLKLRQMGFHLNHKTVLRLMNELGIHSILRKKRHGKRGKTLHIAPNVLNRDFTATALNQKWVTDVTEFQVGQEKLYFSPLMDLANREIIAYNFATRLKFPFVKKMLEQGLSRLKPTEYPIIHSDQGVLYGTAEWVNMLKGKAVQSMSRRGNCYDNAVIESFFAILKSECFYSRSYTSIAELQAEIEEYLVYYNQKRIKLDLKGLSPVQYRTQYLS
- a CDS encoding NlpC/P60 family protein, whose amino-acid sequence is MFRKLLIIAPLLALTACSSNIAYQQDQDEDQLNQLIAAQLKTNKPHQYSGIMDKRLSKVYQEWVGTRYRFGGLTKKGIDCSGFMQTTFLDAFGVALPRSTSEQRYVGKEIKKHELRVGDLVFFRKNHHVGVYIGNDKFMHSSTSRGVIIESLNDNYWTRTYTQSRRVL
- a CDS encoding helix-turn-helix domain-containing protein — translated: MSYSYQFRLEIIKLVTEQDFGIREVAKLHKLPHSAVIYWLKAFHEKGPDGVKSPYTNLQTPKIVKPKMKKKEIEIPEPTDFSPKAFKKLQRELALARTEIAYLKKLEELDRQKQRQKKEKSLKR